AAGATCGAGCGGATCAAGCCAGAGAATTTGCTCGTGCTCTGTTAAAACGATGTTGGCAGTATGCAGGCTGCAGATAAAAGGCACCAGGATAATCTCGCGCCAGCCCTGGTCTTTTGAAGTTTCCGGAAGCCTTTGAAGTATATTTATTTCTACATTCAACTCCTCTCTGATTTCACGAACCAGTGCTTCCTCGTCAGATTCGTTTTGTTCAACTTTTCCACCCGGGAATTCCCATTTCAGTGGAAAGGAAAGAGCTGCACTGCGTTGTCCGGCGAGTATCTTCCCGTTATGCTCGATCACCGCACAGGGCACTCTCACAACCAATTTTTCAGATACAAGCACGTCAATCATAGAGGCGGTCAGTAATTTACCGCAAATTTACTACTTCTATTCTTATTTATTAGCTAAATCCTGAAACTAAATAAATTACAACATTCAGAATAATTCGCCCGGCTTGTAATTCGGTAAAATTCCGAGGTGTTTGAATGCCTTTTCAGTTACTTCCCTGCCTCGGGAAGTTCTTTTGATGTAACCTTCCTGAATCAGAAATGGCTCGTAAACTTCCTCTATCGTTTCGGCCTCCTCGCCGCAAGCCGTAGCAATCGTCGATAGGCCAACCGGCCCCCCTTTGAATTTGTTGATGATGGTACTGAGAATACGGTTGTCCATTTCATCCAAACCATTCTGATCCACATCAAGCGCCAACAATGCCATTTCGGCTATTGGAATTGTGATACGGCCGTTTCCTTTTACTTGTGCAAAATCGCGTGTACGGCGTAGCAGGTTATTGGCAATACGCGGGGTACCTCTGCTCCGTCTAG
This Dyadobacter sp. UC 10 DNA region includes the following protein-coding sequences:
- a CDS encoding (deoxy)nucleoside triphosphate pyrophosphohydrolase — encoded protein: MIDVLVSEKLVVRVPCAVIEHNGKILAGQRSAALSFPLKWEFPGGKVEQNESDEEALVREIREELNVEINILQRLPETSKDQGWREIILVPFICSLHTANIVLTEHEQILWLDPLDLLTLDWTEADLNVIQNYFEYLSVK